The genomic DNA GCATATGGAGAGCCATCTGTTAAAATCAAAACTTCCCCGTTAATTAACGCAAATACAGCTCGATCTAATCGTTCTGTAGGTAATAGAACAGGAAAAGGTGAATTGCTATTATCACTAATAAATTGCTCAATCATAGTTGAATCAAATGGGACATCAAAGTCAATGTCTTCTAGCCGTTGTATTGCGGTGTTGATAAATTGTTCATTTGTAACTCCTTCTATATAAGCAACTGCTACTTTCGTTTTTGATATAGATCCGACGGTAACTTCTTTAAAAATGAGTTGCTCCGTTACAATATTTCGGCGTAATAAGTGTATATTTGTATCAAGGTTTTCAACAAAACCGATTTTAGGCCCGATTACGCTATACTCATTTTCTGTATCGTTATATAATCGTGTTCCTAAAACAGTACTTTCAGCACGAATTAAAGCATATTGATCGGGATTCGAATTGTTTTTTAAGCGTATTAAAATATATCCACCTAATAATTTCTCACGAATATCATCAATAGAAGGGGAGGTAATAATATCTTCAATAGAGACGATATTACATAAATCAGAGATATTTTGAATTTGTTCCGATTCTTTTTTTAGAGGAGTTAAAATAAATTGTTTAATAATAAGTGCTTCCACGACAGATTTATAATAAAACAAGCATAACGTTTCATCTTCAAGTACGTTATAAGAAACAAAATCGCTTGATTCTTTCATGGTTTGTATAAATTCTGGGATAGAACAAAGTGTTTTTGTATTAGTCTTTTTTGATTTCTTAGATGATAAACCGAACATTTTCTCACCCCTAACTTACATCATTTACTTGTGTTAGTTTTTGGGAAAGACGGGAATTTATACTTAAAAATTGAAAGTTCATAAAGAAAAGGAAGAGTGGTGAATGGCTCTTCCTTTTTAGCATTTTAATTTGTTTTTTGTTCTTTAATAGACTTCACTAATTTCATCATTTCCGCTCGTATATCTTCTCTTTTTACATTTAATTTTTCGGCAATTTGTTTAATGTCCATTCCATCTTTTTTCATTTTTAATACATCATCAAGAGGGGTATTGCTTTTTTGAGAGATGATTGTTAACACAGTAAGATGACGCAATTTGATGTTATATTCTTTCATTTTTTGCTTTAGCTGATCCGGTGTGGATTTTTGCATAGTTGCTAACTGTTGTAGCAGTGCTTGCTTTGTTTCTTTATTCATATGATGCTTTTTCAGCTTACTTGGATCTACACCGAAATGCTCGGCTGTTTTCTCCCAAGATTTATTTTGCTTATAGTAAGATAAAACATCTTTTATTTCTTGTTTACTGATTCTTGCAATGTGAGCAGCTCTCCAAATTTCATGTTTGTTATAGCCAAGTTTTTCTAACGATTGCATTTCTTCTTCTGAAATTGGTTTATGATGATGCATTGTTACTTCTTTTGGCGTGGCAGCGGACGTAGGGAAGGTGGATATCCCGCATAATAATGCTGCCATAGTCATACTTACTGCGATTTTTTTGTACATGTAAACTCCTCCTAGATGGATAATGTAGAAAACTGTAAACATATCATTTCCATAAAATGTGAAATACTTGTGAACAAGTTAAGTTTTTTTATTCACAGTATGAAATGACGTTTTTAGAAGTTTTCCAACATAAAACATTGATTAATAGTAAAAAACTAAGGTATAATCGAAATTGAAAATCAATATCAATGCCAACAATAAACTTATACATATAGATAAAAATAAGGGAGAGATAAATATGACTACATATACTTCCATCGCTAATGTGATTAAAGAAAGGCGCTCTGTTCGTACATTTACAGACAAAGCGGTAGATAAAGAGTTATTAATTGAACTATTAAACGACGCAACGTGGGCACCGAATCATAAATATCGTGAACCATGGAATTGTAAATTATACATTGGAGAAGGCCGCAAGAAATTAGTAGATGCAGTATTAAACTCTTTCACAGAAGAAGAAAGAGCAAAGCGCGGTAAAATTTTATCAGATCGTTTCTTAAGCACGCCTGCACAAATCGTTGTATATATAAATGAAGATCCGCGTCAAATTCAGCGTGACGAAGATTACGCTGCAACATGTGCATTTATGCAAAACTTCCAGCTTCTTGCTTGGGAACGCGGATTAGGTTGCGTTTGGAAATCAGGCGGATTGAACTACAATCCATTATTTATAGAAGGAATCGGTTTAACAAGAGGACAACGTATCGTTGGAATTCTTCATATCGGCTATTTCGATAAAGCGCCAGAAGGAAAAGCTCGTACTCCGATTACGGAGAAGATGGAGATTATTGAAGGTTAATAGATGAGACATTCTCGTTTTTGCGGGGGTGTCTTTTTATTATGCAATCAATCCTCATGAAAGCTTGTTTTTCATCATACACTTTCTTAAGGGAAAGTGTAAGGAGGGAAAATAATGAGAGCAAGTGACGATAAAGCACTGCAATATGCGATTGCGGAAATTACGGAAATTGCGACGGGATTTGGGCTTGATTTTTATCCGATGCGTTATGAAATATGTCCAGCGGAAATTATTTATACATTTGGTGCATATGGGATGCCAACGCGGTTTTCACATTGGAGTTTTGGAAAACAGTTTTTCAGAATGAAATTACAATACGATTTAGGTCTTAGTAAAATATACGAACTCGTTATTAACTCTGATCCATGTTACGCCTTTTTATTAGATACGAACTCTTTAATTCAAAACAAATTAATTGTAGCGCACGTTTTAGCACACTGTGACTTCTTCAAAAATAATATTCGTTTTTCAAATACGAAGCGAGATATGGTAGAAAGTATGGCGGCAACAGCGGACCGTGTGAAAGCGTATGAGCATAAGTACGGAAAAGCAGAGGTAGAAACATTTTTAGATGCCGTACTTGCCATTCAAGAGCATATTGACCCATCGATTATGCGTCCAAAACTTGCGTGGAGTATTGAAGATTTAGAAGAGGATGTAGAAAAGAAAAAGATATCACAGTACGA from Bacillus cereus G9842 includes the following:
- a CDS encoding spore germination protein; this encodes MFGLSSKKSKKTNTKTLCSIPEFIQTMKESSDFVSYNVLEDETLCLFYYKSVVEALIIKQFILTPLKKESEQIQNISDLCNIVSIEDIITSPSIDDIREKLLGGYILIRLKNNSNPDQYALIRAESTVLGTRLYNDTENEYSVIGPKIGFVENLDTNIHLLRRNIVTEQLIFKEVTVGSISKTKVAVAYIEGVTNEQFINTAIQRLEDIDFDVPFDSTMIEQFISDNSNSPFPVLLPTERLDRAVFALINGEVLILTDGSPYALSGPTTLLDFFISPEDYYLPWMIGSFFRIIRFFGAIFSLFSSAIYTAALTYHYQMIPADLLGPIIFSRANVPFPPILEALFLEITIELLREAGARLPTKVGQTIGIVGGIVIGQASVEAALTSTILLIAVALSALASFTTPTVKMSSTIRLLRFPLILLAGAFGGLGLIVGFVFILAHLIKLKSLGSPYLLPLYPFRGLGTAEGFLRLPFSQTAQRPSFLRPKSKWRYNPNKAKQKRDGENE
- a CDS encoding nitroreductase family protein, which gives rise to MTTYTSIANVIKERRSVRTFTDKAVDKELLIELLNDATWAPNHKYREPWNCKLYIGEGRKKLVDAVLNSFTEEERAKRGKILSDRFLSTPAQIVVYINEDPRQIQRDEDYAATCAFMQNFQLLAWERGLGCVWKSGGLNYNPLFIEGIGLTRGQRIVGILHIGYFDKAPEGKARTPITEKMEIIEG